In Candidatus Nitrospira nitrificans, one DNA window encodes the following:
- the mtnA gene encoding S-methyl-5-thioribose-1-phosphate isomerase → MVQTIEWKDGAVRLLDQSRLPGAVVFLDCRDYEVVADAIRTLKVRGAPAIGVTAAMGVALGAQAIQATDYPTFAQAVLAICDNLAATRPTAVNLFWALERMRRKLESVRAQPVSTIKHALTLESQAILEEDIALCKTMGRHGAELIRDGQTVLTHCNAGSLATAGYGTALGVIRAAHEQGKKIKVIADETRPVLQGSRLTAWELMQDQIPVTLITDNMAGSLMRQGKIHLCIVGADRIAANGDVANKIGTYSVAVLAKAHHIPFYVAAPYSTIDLKTKSGDEIPIEQRNPSEVTTIHGSHPVAPKDVMVYNPAFDVTPAELITGIITERGVFKPGELAARFQSL, encoded by the coding sequence ATGGTACAGACCATTGAATGGAAAGACGGAGCTGTCCGTCTACTCGATCAGAGCCGACTTCCCGGAGCAGTGGTATTCCTCGACTGCCGGGACTACGAGGTCGTCGCGGACGCGATCCGCACATTGAAAGTTCGCGGAGCGCCGGCCATCGGCGTGACGGCAGCGATGGGGGTCGCCTTGGGCGCACAGGCCATCCAGGCAACTGACTACCCGACCTTTGCGCAGGCAGTCCTCGCAATCTGTGACAACCTGGCCGCGACCAGGCCGACCGCGGTCAATCTCTTCTGGGCCCTTGAGCGAATGAGGCGGAAGCTGGAGTCAGTGCGAGCTCAGCCGGTTTCGACGATCAAGCATGCCCTCACCTTGGAGTCTCAAGCGATACTTGAAGAAGACATCGCGCTCTGTAAGACCATGGGGCGCCATGGGGCTGAGCTGATCCGTGACGGACAGACAGTCCTGACCCACTGTAATGCTGGTTCCCTCGCAACGGCAGGCTATGGAACCGCGCTCGGTGTCATTCGCGCTGCGCATGAGCAAGGTAAGAAAATCAAGGTGATTGCTGATGAAACTCGTCCGGTGCTTCAAGGTTCACGGCTCACGGCTTGGGAGCTGATGCAAGATCAGATTCCAGTTACGTTGATCACAGACAACATGGCCGGTTCGCTCATGAGACAAGGGAAGATACATCTTTGTATCGTCGGAGCAGATCGCATTGCCGCGAACGGGGATGTGGCCAACAAGATCGGCACCTATTCCGTGGCGGTCTTGGCGAAGGCTCATCACATTCCGTTCTATGTCGCGGCTCCCTATTCCACCATCGATCTCAAGACGAAATCCGGAGATGAGATTCCAATCGAACAGCGAAATCCATCGGAAGTGACCACTATTCATGGCAGCCATCCGGTCGCGCCGAAAGACGTGATGGTCTACAATCCAGCCTTCGATGTCACCCCGGCTGAACTCATCACGGGCATCATCACCGAGCGAGGAGTCTTCAAACCGGGTGAGCTTGCGGCACGGTTTCAATCATTGTAG